A stretch of the Stigmatella aurantiaca genome encodes the following:
- a CDS encoding FHA domain-containing protein: protein MSNSPPPRRRPSASGSSSGGAPGGTGAQRPARRAGTSAPARTPSPSSGAAKLVVSAGPVEGEEFVLLEEEYVVGRSKEAAICIQDSSVSRNHILLRRDDSGWKVSDLGSGNGTLVNGEQITDEVPLGNGDIITLGDTEVTFSDMSNATMMVPLAPAPARPRPSAGASGPGPSRPERVRSSRATPPKPVDPVEARKKKILMGAIGGVALLAVLGLVALQVRQGNLATQRQNQARLEADRRAQLGGIFQEAKNLVREGRWIEARDKLVELQSLEPEMGGLKDYLDRAEKEIPNQKHLTAASTALKEKKLGVAQAELAKVTQDTQMFEQVSLLKRSLRDAGDAQAREARKLLDQKQIDEAKRITDDVLAAFESHRDAKLLNEEAVRLIEIRDRPPPPPPPPNPGKPWEQGVTRFVDGDLSGAVALINTCVSKTPKCKSILKDMTEFGSLYKRMEDLDAKGLSRLLALDKEITEGRGPSTMARNAGTRAANIFYKSASSAKTSGQWARAVEYARRTLQADPGHVGATNLLNDLRMKAKDIYMQAYALKDANPEDAIPKFKEVISMTPADDETHGKAKTWLEKISR from the coding sequence ATGTCGAACTCTCCTCCGCCGCGCAGAAGGCCCTCGGCCTCTGGCAGTTCCTCCGGCGGCGCTCCGGGTGGGACTGGGGCGCAGCGGCCCGCGCGCAGGGCGGGCACCTCCGCGCCCGCCCGGACGCCTTCCCCGTCCTCGGGTGCCGCCAAGCTGGTGGTGTCCGCCGGGCCCGTGGAGGGCGAGGAGTTCGTGCTGCTGGAGGAGGAGTACGTCGTCGGGCGCTCCAAGGAAGCGGCCATCTGCATCCAGGACTCCTCCGTCTCGCGCAACCACATCCTGCTGCGCCGCGATGACAGCGGGTGGAAGGTCAGCGACCTGGGCTCCGGCAACGGCACCCTCGTCAACGGTGAGCAGATCACCGACGAGGTGCCGCTGGGCAACGGGGACATCATCACCCTGGGGGACACCGAGGTGACGTTCTCGGACATGTCCAACGCGACGATGATGGTGCCCCTCGCGCCCGCGCCCGCGCGGCCGCGCCCCTCCGCCGGGGCCTCCGGGCCCGGGCCCTCCCGTCCCGAGCGCGTGCGCTCGTCCCGGGCCACGCCGCCCAAGCCGGTGGACCCCGTCGAGGCGCGCAAGAAGAAGATCCTCATGGGGGCCATTGGAGGCGTGGCCCTGCTGGCGGTGCTGGGGCTCGTGGCCCTGCAGGTCCGCCAGGGCAATCTCGCCACCCAGCGCCAGAACCAGGCCCGCCTCGAGGCGGACCGCCGCGCCCAGCTCGGGGGCATCTTCCAGGAGGCGAAGAACCTGGTGCGCGAGGGCCGCTGGATCGAAGCCCGGGACAAGCTCGTGGAGCTCCAGTCCCTGGAGCCCGAGATGGGCGGCCTGAAGGACTACCTGGACCGGGCCGAGAAGGAGATTCCCAACCAGAAGCACCTCACGGCGGCCAGCACCGCGCTCAAGGAGAAGAAGCTGGGCGTGGCCCAGGCCGAGCTGGCCAAGGTGACGCAGGACACGCAGATGTTCGAGCAGGTGAGCCTGCTCAAGCGCAGCCTCCGGGACGCCGGGGACGCGCAGGCCCGCGAGGCGCGCAAGCTGTTGGATCAGAAGCAGATCGATGAGGCCAAGCGCATCACCGACGATGTGCTGGCGGCCTTCGAGTCGCACCGCGACGCGAAGCTGCTCAACGAGGAGGCCGTGCGGCTCATCGAGATCCGCGACCGGCCGCCGCCGCCGCCGCCCCCGCCCAATCCCGGCAAGCCCTGGGAGCAGGGCGTCACCCGCTTTGTCGATGGAGACCTGTCGGGCGCGGTGGCGCTCATCAACACGTGCGTCTCCAAGACGCCCAAGTGCAAGTCCATCCTCAAGGACATGACGGAGTTCGGCTCCCTCTACAAGCGGATGGAGGACCTAGACGCCAAGGGGCTCTCGCGCCTGCTGGCGCTCGACAAGGAGATCACCGAAGGCCGCGGGCCCAGCACCATGGCGCGCAATGCCGGCACGCGCGCGGCGAACATCTTCTACAAGAGCGCTTCGAGCGCGAAGACGTCGGGTCAGTGGGCGCGCGCCGTGGAGTACGCGCGCCGGACGCTCCAGGCCGACCCCGGCCATGTGGGGGCCACCAACCTGCTCAACGACCTGAGGATGAAGGCGAAGGACATCTACATGCAGGCCTACGCCCTCAAGGACGCCAACCCCGAGGATGCCATCCCGAAGTTCAAGGAGGTCATCTCCATGACGCCGGCGGATGACGAGACGCACGGGAAGGCGAAGACCTGGCTCGAGAAGATCTCCAGATGA
- a CDS encoding FHA domain-containing protein has product MGVRLLIARGPQEGQEISFEEDEVRIGRAAENEIVLHEHGVSRRHLRILARGGKYFVVELGSANGTLLNGKPLPQQKEQELRGGDRLVVGPVEFVFTPLAPERPVVVPPPEAPKAPPERPTARLTRAQTEQEMRVIEAEDTGPHRTVTEEVLVPEEPEPARRLPGNAPTLIEMPLPLRTARPPVPVPARPAAKPVPGEMSAAERARLRRQLGKTLGGQLRLAWGQLSPRGKVLAGGAAALLVGTIAFMLAAVFRPEGSSRPLGPEPSVLSLRPLTESFGLGEGVVWTRPDLKAFEFEFVSPTRAVVVLHYQANFISEEEVSISLNGVQQGWVPPDTATAAEREIEQLLAIPLLKRSERNQIVFDNVLNPPGREGWRIWNVYVEVIPVPELPPEQLLAKARKEEGQGRRFRELRDVGSDNLFKAWKAYRSAWLTLEALDEKPELYQDVRHALMQTGAELDQQCRKLMLDFQRSVQFRDGDRAVFTVEEVKRRFPTTEHRCHNLAIEKAVEYGLPM; this is encoded by the coding sequence CTGGGGGTCCGGCTGCTCATCGCGAGAGGGCCCCAGGAAGGGCAGGAGATCTCCTTCGAGGAGGACGAGGTTCGGATCGGCCGCGCCGCCGAGAACGAGATCGTCCTGCACGAGCACGGTGTCTCCCGCCGCCACCTGCGCATCCTCGCGCGGGGCGGTAAGTACTTCGTGGTGGAGCTGGGCAGCGCCAACGGCACCCTGCTCAACGGCAAGCCGCTGCCCCAGCAGAAGGAGCAGGAGCTGCGGGGCGGGGACCGGCTCGTGGTGGGGCCGGTGGAGTTCGTCTTCACCCCGCTGGCCCCCGAGCGGCCCGTGGTGGTGCCCCCGCCCGAGGCCCCGAAGGCCCCGCCGGAGCGCCCCACGGCCCGGCTGACCCGCGCCCAGACCGAGCAGGAGATGCGTGTCATCGAGGCGGAGGACACGGGGCCGCACCGCACCGTCACCGAGGAGGTGCTGGTTCCGGAGGAGCCCGAGCCCGCCCGCCGGCTTCCGGGCAATGCCCCCACGCTCATCGAGATGCCCCTGCCGCTGCGCACCGCGCGGCCTCCCGTGCCGGTGCCCGCGCGCCCGGCCGCGAAGCCGGTGCCTGGGGAGATGTCCGCCGCGGAGCGCGCCCGCCTCCGCCGGCAGCTGGGCAAGACGTTGGGCGGGCAGCTCCGGCTGGCCTGGGGCCAGCTCTCCCCCCGCGGCAAGGTGCTCGCGGGCGGGGCCGCGGCGCTGCTCGTGGGGACGATTGCCTTCATGCTCGCGGCGGTGTTCCGGCCCGAGGGGAGCTCCCGGCCGCTGGGGCCAGAGCCCTCGGTGCTGAGCCTCCGGCCCCTGACCGAGTCCTTCGGGCTGGGCGAAGGGGTGGTGTGGACACGCCCGGACCTCAAGGCGTTCGAGTTCGAGTTCGTCTCGCCTACCCGGGCGGTGGTGGTGCTGCACTACCAGGCCAACTTCATCTCCGAGGAGGAGGTGAGCATCAGCCTCAACGGCGTTCAGCAGGGCTGGGTGCCCCCCGATACCGCCACCGCCGCCGAGCGGGAGATCGAGCAGCTCCTCGCCATTCCGCTGCTCAAGCGCAGCGAGCGCAACCAGATCGTCTTCGACAACGTGCTCAACCCCCCGGGCCGCGAGGGCTGGCGCATCTGGAACGTGTATGTGGAGGTCATCCCCGTGCCCGAGCTGCCCCCCGAGCAGCTCCTGGCCAAGGCCCGGAAAGAGGAGGGCCAGGGGAGGCGCTTCCGGGAGCTGAGGGATGTGGGCTCGGACAACCTCTTCAAGGCCTGGAAGGCCTACCGTTCGGCGTGGCTCACCCTGGAGGCGCTGGACGAGAAGCCGGAGCTGTACCAGGACGTCCGCCATGCGCTCATGCAGACGGGCGCCGAGCTGGACCAGCAGTGCCGCAAGCTGATGCTCGATTTCCAGCGAAGCGTGCAGTTCCGGGATGGCGACCGGGCGGTGTTCACCGTGGAGGAAGTCAAGAGGCGCTTCCCTACCACCGAGCATCGCTGCCACAATCTCGCCATCGAGAAGGCTGTCGAGTACGGCCTGCCGATGTAG